A region of Nocardioides sp. JS614 DNA encodes the following proteins:
- a CDS encoding alpha-amylase family protein → MRGMSAPADVQAAAAALLGGLGAERRESFALRLDRWWPDLRAAVVELYDDPDAVARRLVAVAAAGHAARSEDLHRLDERRLLEPDWLQHPRMFGYACYTERFGGDLAGLRDRLDHLEDLGVTYLHLMPLLQPREGDNDGGYAVADYRTVRPDLGTTADLADLAGVLRARGISLVVDLVLNHVAREHEWAERARAGEPAYLAYFHHYPDRELPDAYEATLPEVFPDFAPGNFSWDDDLGAWVWTTFNAWQWDLDWANPAVLEEFADIVVTLANLGVEVLRLDAIAFLWKRLGSTCQNEPEVHAITQALRAVARLAAPAVAFKAEAIVGPRDLVQYLGLGAHAGRVSDLAYHNSLMVQVWSMLATQSTTLARHALAALPSAPATSTWITYARCHDDIGWAIDDGDAAAVGLDGPAHRRFLADWYAGDFPGSWADGLVFQHNPETGDKRISGTAASLAGLSEDTDAGLARIFLAHAIVAGWGGIPVVWSGDELGQPNDPDWATEPGHEDDNRWAHRPRLDGRLAAQRHDLRTVPGRVFSGLAHLSRVRAGLPQLHASAASEVLLDTDEGVLACARRHPSGAMVTLYNVTTTPRPFPIHRLAECGIGAPYDALGGHPITAGADGQAWLPPYAAWWVVDSTGPQTRPRKH, encoded by the coding sequence ATGCGGGGGATGAGCGCTCCCGCCGACGTCCAGGCCGCAGCCGCCGCCCTCCTGGGCGGGCTGGGCGCCGAGCGCCGCGAGTCCTTCGCGCTGCGACTGGACCGCTGGTGGCCGGACCTGCGCGCCGCCGTCGTCGAGCTGTACGACGACCCCGATGCGGTGGCCCGTCGTCTCGTAGCGGTCGCCGCCGCGGGCCACGCGGCCCGCTCGGAGGACCTGCACCGGCTCGACGAGCGCCGGCTGCTGGAGCCGGACTGGCTGCAGCACCCGCGGATGTTCGGCTACGCCTGCTACACCGAGCGCTTCGGGGGTGACCTGGCCGGGCTGCGCGACCGGCTCGACCACCTCGAGGACCTCGGCGTCACCTACCTGCACCTGATGCCGCTGCTGCAGCCCCGGGAGGGCGACAACGACGGCGGCTACGCCGTCGCCGACTACCGCACGGTCCGCCCGGACCTCGGCACCACCGCCGACCTCGCCGACCTCGCGGGGGTCCTCCGCGCCCGCGGGATCAGCCTCGTGGTCGACCTGGTGCTCAACCACGTCGCGCGCGAGCACGAATGGGCGGAGCGCGCTCGGGCCGGGGAGCCGGCGTACCTCGCGTACTTCCACCACTACCCCGACCGCGAGCTGCCCGACGCCTACGAGGCGACCCTGCCCGAGGTGTTCCCGGACTTCGCGCCCGGCAACTTCAGCTGGGACGACGACCTGGGCGCCTGGGTGTGGACGACGTTCAACGCGTGGCAGTGGGACCTCGACTGGGCCAACCCCGCGGTGCTCGAGGAGTTCGCCGACATCGTCGTGACGCTCGCCAACCTGGGCGTCGAGGTGCTCCGCCTCGATGCCATCGCGTTCCTGTGGAAGCGGCTCGGCAGCACCTGCCAGAACGAGCCGGAGGTGCACGCGATCACCCAGGCGCTGCGCGCCGTCGCGCGGCTCGCGGCGCCGGCGGTGGCGTTCAAGGCCGAGGCGATCGTCGGCCCCCGCGACCTCGTGCAGTACCTCGGCCTCGGCGCGCACGCCGGGCGGGTCAGCGACCTGGCCTACCACAACAGCCTGATGGTGCAGGTCTGGTCGATGCTCGCCACGCAGAGCACGACGCTGGCCCGGCACGCGCTGGCCGCGCTGCCGTCGGCGCCCGCCACCTCGACCTGGATCACCTATGCCCGTTGCCACGACGACATCGGCTGGGCCATCGACGACGGCGACGCGGCGGCCGTCGGCCTCGACGGCCCGGCGCACCGGCGCTTCCTCGCCGACTGGTACGCCGGTGACTTCCCGGGCTCCTGGGCCGACGGGCTGGTCTTCCAGCACAACCCGGAGACCGGCGACAAGCGGATCAGCGGTACGGCGGCCTCGCTGGCCGGGCTGTCCGAGGACACCGACGCCGGGCTCGCGCGGATCTTCCTCGCCCACGCGATCGTCGCCGGCTGGGGCGGGATCCCCGTGGTGTGGAGCGGCGACGAGCTCGGCCAGCCCAACGACCCGGACTGGGCGACCGAGCCCGGCCACGAGGACGACAACCGATGGGCGCACCGGCCCCGGCTGGACGGCCGGCTCGCCGCACAGCGCCACGACCTGCGCACGGTCCCGGGCCGGGTCTTCAGCGGGCTCGCCCACCTGTCCCGGGTCCGGGCCGGCCTGCCGCAGCTGCACGCCTCCGCGGCCAGCGAGGTCCTCCTCGACACCGACGAGGGCGTGCTCGCGTGCGCGCGGCGGCACCCGAGCGGCGCGATGGTGACCCTCTACAACGTCACGACCACGCCGCGGCCGTTCCCGATCCACCGGCTGGCGGAGTGCGGCATCGGTGCGCCGTACGACGCGCTCGGCGGGCACCCGATCACCGCGGGCGCGGACGGCCAGGCCTGGCTGCCGCCGTACGCCGCCTGGTGGGTGGTCGACAGCACAGGTCCCCAGACACGTCCCCGGAAGCATTAG
- the ftsE gene encoding cell division ATP-binding protein FtsE encodes MIRFEKVVKTYPGQASPALDQVSVDVDKGEFVFLVGTSGSGKSTFLRLVLREYRATSGRIYVAGKEINRLASWKVPRMRRQIGTVFQDFRLLPNKTVAENVAFALQVIGRSRSEINRLVPETLELVGLEGKGDRMPDELSGGEQQRVAVARAFVNRPMILIADEPTGNLDPATSVGIMKLLDRINRTGTTVLMATHDAGIVDQMRKRVIELADGRVVRDQAQGIYGFQH; translated from the coding sequence GTGATCCGGTTCGAGAAGGTGGTCAAGACCTACCCCGGCCAGGCGAGCCCTGCGCTCGACCAGGTCTCGGTCGACGTCGACAAGGGCGAGTTCGTCTTCCTGGTCGGCACGTCCGGCTCCGGCAAGTCCACCTTCCTGCGGCTGGTGCTGCGCGAGTACCGCGCGACCTCCGGCCGGATCTACGTCGCCGGCAAGGAGATCAACCGGCTCGCCAGCTGGAAGGTGCCGCGGATGCGCCGCCAGATCGGCACGGTCTTCCAGGACTTCCGGCTGCTGCCCAACAAGACCGTCGCGGAGAACGTCGCGTTCGCGCTGCAGGTGATCGGCCGCTCGCGCTCGGAGATCAACCGGCTGGTGCCCGAGACGCTGGAGCTGGTCGGCCTGGAGGGCAAGGGCGACCGGATGCCCGACGAGCTCTCCGGCGGCGAGCAGCAGCGGGTCGCGGTCGCCCGGGCGTTCGTGAACCGGCCGATGATCCTGATCGCCGACGAGCCGACCGGCAACCTGGACCCGGCCACCTCGGTCGGCATCATGAAGCTGCTGGACCGGATCAACCGCACCGGCACCACCGTCTTGATGGCCACCCACGACGCCGGCATCGTCGACCAGATGCGCAAGCGGGTCATCGAGCTCGCCGACGGCCGGGTCGTGCGCGACCAGGCGCAGGGCATCTACGGCTTCCAGCACTGA
- the ftsX gene encoding permease-like cell division protein FtsX — protein sequence MQLRYVFSELGQGLRRNLSMHLAVILTLFVSLTLVGLGVLLNQQATKAADQWGSELQITAFLCKARDDNPACTSEVTDAQKDRITKVIEENPEVAGYRFETKEEAFAKIKDLLGADKFAGPNPAATADDMPESVWITLEDPDEYAGIESAIVGLDGVSNVRDQRQIVGPVLQGLRVMQWGAFWIAAFLVVAALLLVANTIRLAAFARRREIGIMRLVGASTLYIALPFIMESLVTAAIAVGVSVGTLGAFMWFAVHGRLEDLVGFIPWIGAGEFTVAAIWVAVLGPVLTLLPTLVLTRKYLKV from the coding sequence ATGCAGCTTCGCTACGTCTTCTCCGAGCTCGGCCAGGGCCTGCGCCGCAACCTGTCGATGCACCTGGCGGTGATCCTGACCCTCTTCGTGTCCCTCACGCTGGTGGGCCTGGGGGTGCTGCTCAACCAGCAGGCCACGAAGGCTGCCGACCAGTGGGGCTCGGAGCTGCAGATCACGGCGTTCCTGTGCAAGGCGCGCGACGACAACCCGGCCTGCACCAGCGAGGTCACCGACGCGCAGAAGGACCGGATCACCAAGGTCATCGAGGAGAACCCGGAGGTCGCCGGCTACCGCTTCGAGACCAAGGAGGAGGCCTTCGCGAAGATCAAGGACCTCCTCGGCGCGGACAAGTTCGCGGGGCCCAACCCGGCCGCAACCGCCGACGACATGCCGGAGTCGGTCTGGATCACGCTCGAGGACCCCGACGAGTACGCCGGCATCGAGAGCGCGATCGTCGGCCTCGACGGAGTGTCGAACGTGCGCGACCAGCGCCAGATCGTGGGCCCGGTGCTCCAGGGCCTGCGGGTGATGCAGTGGGGCGCGTTCTGGATCGCCGCGTTCCTGGTGGTCGCGGCGCTGCTGCTGGTGGCGAACACGATCCGGCTCGCGGCCTTCGCGCGCCGCCGGGAGATCGGCATCATGCGGCTGGTCGGTGCGTCCACCCTCTACATCGCGCTGCCGTTCATCATGGAGTCATTGGTGACCGCGGCGATCGCGGTCGGGGTGTCCGTCGGCACCCTCGGCGCGTTCATGTGGTTCGCGGTCCACGGCCGGCTGGAGGACCTGGTCGGCTTCATCCCGTGGATCGGGGCCGGGGAGTTCACCGTCGCAGCCATCTGGGTCGCGGTGCTCGGCCCGGTCCTGACGCTGCTGCCGACACTCGTGCTGACGCGCAAATACCTCAAAGTCTGA
- a CDS encoding peptidoglycan DD-metalloendopeptidase family protein, with translation MRLFPRTARHRLTAATAACTLAIGALAVPLANAEPKDLKHKQQQAQQQVKSAEQDLDESSARLRRAQGALDRAIHELSTARGELRAASARLQAAEIRDREMQARLETAEQRLVDAQTDLADGQAALDDQRLKLTDTVTDIYEQGDPQLLAFATLLESRSTADLTRQSALNDVIVGREARAYDDLHAAEVLLQVRENQVQAARDDVEVQRQAAAEHLVTMETLHQEARAARDKVMTLVETRRDARAGAIRARQQDRKELQEAKRRENHVRQLILAAARRAKGGYTGPTNGLMIRPVPGVVTSPFGYRIHPIYGYWGLHDGTDFGVSCGEGMRAVASGTVIAKYFSSVYGNRLYLSLGQINGKNVTAVYNHATGYRVGVGDRVSQGEIVGYVGSTGWSTGCHLHFSILVNGTAVDPMNWLP, from the coding sequence GTGCGTCTCTTCCCCCGTACCGCACGCCATCGCCTGACGGCAGCCACCGCGGCCTGCACGCTGGCGATCGGTGCGCTGGCCGTTCCCCTCGCGAACGCCGAGCCGAAGGACCTCAAGCACAAGCAGCAGCAGGCCCAGCAGCAGGTCAAGAGCGCCGAGCAGGACCTCGACGAGTCCAGCGCGCGGCTGCGCCGGGCCCAGGGCGCGCTGGACCGGGCGATCCACGAGCTCTCGACCGCCCGTGGCGAGCTGCGGGCCGCCAGCGCCCGCCTCCAGGCCGCCGAGATCCGCGACCGCGAGATGCAGGCCCGCCTCGAGACCGCCGAGCAACGGCTCGTCGACGCGCAGACCGACCTCGCCGACGGCCAGGCGGCCCTCGACGACCAGCGGCTGAAGCTGACCGACACGGTCACCGACATCTACGAGCAGGGCGACCCGCAGCTGCTCGCGTTCGCCACGCTGCTGGAGTCGCGGAGCACCGCCGACCTGACCCGCCAGTCGGCGCTCAACGACGTGATCGTGGGTCGTGAGGCCCGGGCGTACGACGACCTCCACGCCGCCGAGGTGCTGCTCCAGGTCCGCGAGAACCAGGTGCAGGCCGCCCGCGACGACGTCGAGGTGCAACGCCAGGCTGCCGCCGAGCACCTGGTCACGATGGAGACCCTGCACCAGGAGGCGCGCGCCGCCCGCGACAAGGTGATGACCCTGGTGGAGACCCGGCGCGACGCGCGCGCCGGCGCGATCCGGGCCCGCCAGCAGGACCGCAAGGAGCTGCAGGAGGCCAAGCGCCGCGAGAACCACGTCCGCCAGCTGATCCTGGCGGCCGCCCGCCGCGCCAAGGGCGGCTACACCGGGCCGACCAACGGCCTGATGATCCGGCCCGTCCCCGGCGTGGTCACCTCGCCGTTCGGCTACCGGATCCACCCGATCTACGGCTACTGGGGTCTGCACGACGGCACCGACTTCGGGGTCTCCTGCGGCGAGGGGATGCGCGCGGTGGCCTCGGGCACCGTGATCGCGAAGTACTTCTCGTCGGTCTACGGCAACCGCCTCTACCTCAGCCTGGGCCAGATCAACGGCAAGAACGTCACCGCGGTCTACAACCACGCCACCGGCTACCGGGTCGGCGTCGGCGACCGCGTCAGCCAGGGCGAGATCGTCGGGTACGTCGGCTCCACGGGCTGGTCGACCGGCTGCCACCTGCACTTCTCGATCCTGGTGAACGGCACCGCCGTGGACCCAATGAACTGGCTGCCCTGA
- a CDS encoding trypsin-like serine protease: MKKMFCAVLAAAMLPVLFLARPAQASTGGTFDGANQYSNVGLILFYDATGRYRCSATLISPTVLVTAAHCTDGDVGSVLVDFRNFIAATGPSPYAPAADPSAGYTDQEIADMGFVSGTAHAHPAYSDFTDMDNWNDVGVVVLDEPVDIAPASLAGLGTLDQIGTNNLRKTLFRAVGYGTEVRKSETGPQNPTPQSYPLERRYVDMPGQKLTPQILQTNGNERDVFGTGGTCFGDSGGPVFYQGEIVAVTSYGYTSNCRYLGGYQRVDIAVTQDWVNSFLS; this comes from the coding sequence ATGAAGAAGATGTTCTGCGCGGTGCTCGCGGCCGCGATGCTGCCGGTGCTGTTCCTCGCCCGGCCCGCCCAGGCCAGCACGGGCGGCACGTTCGACGGCGCCAACCAGTACTCGAACGTCGGCCTGATCCTGTTCTACGACGCGACCGGCCGCTACCGCTGCAGCGCGACCCTGATCAGCCCCACGGTGCTGGTCACCGCGGCGCACTGCACCGACGGCGACGTCGGCAGCGTGCTCGTCGACTTCCGCAACTTCATCGCCGCGACCGGCCCCTCGCCGTACGCGCCGGCCGCCGACCCGTCCGCGGGCTACACCGACCAGGAGATCGCGGACATGGGCTTCGTGTCGGGCACGGCCCACGCCCACCCGGCGTACTCCGACTTCACCGACATGGACAACTGGAACGACGTCGGCGTGGTCGTCCTCGACGAGCCGGTGGACATCGCCCCGGCCAGCCTGGCCGGCCTGGGCACCCTGGACCAGATCGGCACCAACAACCTGCGCAAGACCCTGTTCCGTGCGGTCGGCTACGGCACCGAGGTGCGCAAGTCCGAGACCGGACCGCAGAACCCGACGCCGCAGAGCTACCCGCTCGAGCGGCGCTACGTCGACATGCCCGGCCAGAAGCTCACCCCGCAGATCCTGCAGACCAACGGCAACGAGCGCGACGTCTTCGGCACCGGCGGCACCTGCTTCGGCGACTCCGGCGGTCCGGTGTTCTACCAGGGTGAGATCGTCGCGGTGACCAGCTACGGCTACACCTCGAACTGCCGCTACCTCGGCGGCTACCAGCGCGTGGACATCGCGGTCACCCAGGACTGGGTCAACTCCTTCCTGAGCTGA
- the smpB gene encoding SsrA-binding protein SmpB, translating to MAKEQGRKLIAQNKKARHDYHIEDTYEAGLVLQGTEVKSLRQGRASLVDGFVDIDRGEAWLHGVHIPEYSQGTWTNHAARRKRKLLLNRDEIDKIERRVNEKGLTVVPLALYFKDGRAKVEIALAKGKKSWDKRAALAERQANRETEQAVGRRLKGMHD from the coding sequence ATGGCCAAGGAGCAGGGGCGCAAGCTGATCGCGCAGAACAAGAAGGCGCGGCACGACTACCACATCGAGGACACCTACGAGGCCGGCCTGGTCCTCCAGGGCACCGAGGTGAAGTCGCTGCGGCAGGGCCGGGCGTCCCTCGTCGACGGCTTCGTGGACATCGACCGCGGCGAGGCCTGGCTGCACGGCGTGCACATCCCGGAGTACTCCCAGGGCACCTGGACCAACCACGCCGCGCGCCGCAAGCGCAAGCTGCTGCTCAACCGCGACGAGATCGACAAGATCGAGCGTCGGGTCAACGAGAAGGGCCTCACGGTCGTCCCGCTCGCCCTGTACTTCAAGGACGGCCGGGCCAAGGTCGAGATCGCGCTCGCCAAGGGCAAGAAGTCGTGGGACAAGCGGGCCGCGCTCGCCGAGCGGCAGGCCAACCGGGAGACCGAGCAGGCGGTCGGCCGCCGGCTCAAGGGCATGCATGACTGA
- a CDS encoding amidohydrolase family protein, with the protein MTEHPAPDPAPDVDDVRRFWEGLGLPGIFDVHVHFLPPNIQRAVYAVFDSAGPKIGRAWPIRYRQDHADRVELLRAMGVRRFPTLPYAHKPGVAGYLNDWAAGFKKDVPESLWSATFYPEAEAASYVGAALAAGVEVFKVHLQVGEFHLDDPLLDEVWGQLEAAGTPVVVHAGSGPVGNDFTGPASTERLLRRFPRLALVLAHMGAPECTEFLELAEAHERVFLDTTMVFTDFFPPYPPELVPRLRDLGHRVLLGSDFPTIPYPYAHQLEGLARLDLGDDWLRAVCWGNGTALFGAAGIDAAPSGLTT; encoded by the coding sequence ATGACTGAGCACCCCGCGCCCGACCCGGCGCCCGACGTCGACGACGTACGCCGGTTCTGGGAGGGGCTCGGCCTGCCCGGCATCTTCGACGTGCACGTGCACTTCCTGCCGCCGAACATCCAGCGGGCCGTGTACGCCGTCTTCGACAGCGCCGGGCCGAAGATCGGCCGGGCGTGGCCGATCCGCTACCGCCAGGACCACGCCGACCGGGTCGAGCTCCTGCGCGCGATGGGAGTGCGCCGGTTCCCGACACTGCCCTACGCCCACAAGCCGGGCGTCGCGGGCTACCTCAACGACTGGGCGGCCGGGTTCAAGAAGGACGTGCCGGAGTCGCTGTGGTCGGCGACGTTCTACCCCGAGGCCGAGGCGGCGTCGTACGTCGGCGCCGCGCTGGCCGCGGGCGTGGAGGTGTTCAAGGTGCACCTGCAGGTGGGGGAGTTCCACCTCGACGACCCGCTGCTCGACGAGGTGTGGGGCCAGCTCGAGGCCGCCGGCACGCCCGTGGTCGTGCACGCGGGCTCCGGCCCGGTCGGCAACGACTTCACCGGGCCGGCCTCGACCGAGCGGCTGCTGCGGCGCTTCCCGCGACTGGCCCTCGTCCTGGCGCACATGGGCGCCCCGGAGTGCACGGAGTTCCTCGAGCTCGCCGAGGCCCACGAACGGGTCTTCCTCGACACCACGATGGTGTTCACCGACTTCTTCCCGCCCTACCCGCCCGAGCTGGTCCCCCGGCTGCGCGACCTGGGCCACCGGGTGCTGCTGGGCAGCGACTTCCCGACGATCCCGTACCCCTACGCCCACCAGCTCGAGGGCCTGGCCCGGCTCGACCTCGGCGACGACTGGCTGCGCGCGGTGTGCTGGGGCAACGGCACGGCGCTGTTCGGTGCCGCGGGAATCGATGCGGCGCCGTCGGGGTTGACCACCTAG
- a CDS encoding metalloregulator ArsR/SmtB family transcription factor, which yields MPKYLDELDVVLRALADPTRRAVVERLAKSPAVVSELAAPFSMALPSLMQHLRILEDAGLVCSEKHGRVRTVSLRPGALDVLHLWLGEQRTPAERQADRLAIHLTRSPGGNPT from the coding sequence ATGCCTAAGTATCTCGACGAGCTCGACGTCGTGCTCCGCGCCCTCGCGGACCCCACGCGCCGGGCCGTCGTGGAGCGGCTCGCGAAGTCGCCGGCCGTCGTGTCCGAGCTCGCGGCGCCGTTCTCGATGGCGCTGCCCTCGCTCATGCAGCACCTGCGCATCCTCGAGGACGCGGGCCTGGTCTGCTCGGAGAAGCACGGGCGGGTCCGCACCGTCAGCCTGCGGCCGGGCGCCCTCGACGTGCTGCACCTGTGGTTGGGCGAGCAGCGCACCCCGGCCGAGCGTCAGGCCGACCGGCTCGCCATCCACCTGACCCGCAGCCCCGGAGGGAACCCGACATGA
- a CDS encoding dihydrofolate reductase family protein gives MTRVRIDLNISLDGYAAGEPTPENPMGEDWERLTGAYAATRTFRERVLGDTSGGGTTGVDDAHTAAYFEGVGAEIMGAAMFGLHSFPDDPDWQGWWGDRPPFGCPVYVLTHTAPRPSIRMEGGTTFHFRSTAIEEVLAEAVEAAGGSDVRVGGGVGTARDFLRAGLVDRLHVAIAPILVGGGARLWDDLRGLDRTHRVTSEVAESGTVHVTFERQSTER, from the coding sequence ATGACCCGCGTCCGCATCGACCTCAACATCTCGTTGGACGGCTACGCGGCCGGCGAGCCGACCCCGGAGAACCCGATGGGGGAGGACTGGGAGCGCCTCACCGGCGCGTACGCCGCCACCCGCACGTTCCGCGAGCGGGTCCTCGGCGACACCAGTGGCGGTGGCACGACCGGCGTCGACGACGCCCATACCGCGGCGTACTTCGAGGGGGTGGGCGCGGAGATCATGGGCGCGGCGATGTTCGGGCTGCACTCGTTCCCGGACGACCCGGACTGGCAGGGCTGGTGGGGCGACCGGCCGCCGTTCGGCTGCCCGGTCTACGTCTTGACCCACACGGCACCGCGGCCTTCGATCCGCATGGAGGGCGGCACGACGTTCCACTTCCGCAGCACCGCGATCGAGGAGGTGCTGGCCGAGGCGGTCGAGGCCGCCGGCGGCTCGGACGTGCGCGTCGGCGGGGGCGTCGGCACCGCCCGCGACTTCCTCCGCGCCGGGCTGGTCGACCGGCTGCACGTCGCGATCGCCCCGATCCTGGTCGGCGGCGGTGCCCGGTTGTGGGACGACCTGCGTGGCCTGGACCGCACCCACCGGGTGACGAGCGAGGTGGCGGAGAGCGGCACCGTCCACGTCACCTTCGAGCGACAGAGCACCGAGCGATGA
- a CDS encoding SRPBCC domain-containing protein, which translates to MTIERRLAHAGFTLTRDYPVPVERVWAAFAEEDQKRAWFGEGDAYEAGEWAFDFRIGGQDVAEGSFHDGPVSRYVATYTDIVEQVRIVTTYDMWLDGVHMSTSVATLELEPVAGGTRFTHVEHGVFFDRFVADAPQREAGSRGLLDVLARHLA; encoded by the coding sequence ATGACGATCGAGCGCCGCCTCGCCCACGCCGGATTCACCCTGACCCGCGACTACCCCGTTCCCGTCGAGCGGGTCTGGGCTGCGTTCGCCGAGGAGGACCAGAAGCGCGCCTGGTTCGGTGAAGGCGATGCCTACGAGGCCGGCGAGTGGGCCTTCGACTTCCGCATCGGCGGTCAGGACGTCGCCGAGGGGTCCTTCCACGACGGGCCGGTCTCGCGGTACGTCGCGACGTACACCGACATCGTCGAGCAGGTCCGGATCGTGACGACGTACGACATGTGGCTCGACGGGGTGCACATGTCGACCTCCGTGGCCACGCTGGAGCTCGAGCCGGTCGCCGGCGGCACCAGGTTCACCCACGTCGAGCACGGCGTCTTCTTCGACCGGTTCGTGGCCGACGCCCCCCAGCGAGAGGCGGGCAGCAGGGGACTGCTCGACGTCCTGGCCCGGCACCTCGCCTGA
- a CDS encoding HNH endonuclease signature motif containing protein, which produces MTAMAQPRHQVSRAATQLETTLDDVLDASVWSMDPAETATTLVTLERAEARLVELKARVAAHADDLHVGGEIGASCAANWLAHATRTTRSAAHHTVRLGHALEEHRPTREALATGQILADQARVILRALDQLPDTIDAPTRARAEHHLLDAATEHDAKALTRLGKHLYEVIAPEEADAHEAALLEKEEAAAARACHLTMVDDGHGKTRGVFTIPTLHGAALRKMLHALAAPKHLAATQGAGTERRPTPEALGQALCELLERYPAHQLPHTGGISATMVVLLDLDTLLGRLEKAGILETGDKISPTQARRLACEAGIIPAVLDGNSQPLDLGRKRRLFTDYQRIALLVRDHGCRADGCQRTTGLHAHHKTHWTDGGPTNLANAITLCPWHHARAHDGSYRTTHHPNGTITYHRRT; this is translated from the coding sequence ATGACCGCGATGGCCCAGCCACGACACCAGGTCTCGCGCGCCGCCACCCAGCTCGAGACCACCCTCGACGACGTCCTCGACGCCTCCGTGTGGTCGATGGACCCCGCCGAGACCGCCACCACCCTGGTCACCCTCGAACGCGCCGAGGCCCGGCTGGTCGAGCTCAAGGCCCGGGTCGCCGCGCACGCCGACGACCTCCACGTCGGCGGTGAGATCGGCGCCTCCTGCGCCGCGAACTGGCTGGCACATGCGACCAGGACCACCCGGTCCGCCGCCCACCACACCGTCCGGCTCGGCCACGCCCTCGAAGAACACCGACCCACCCGCGAGGCCCTGGCCACCGGACAGATCCTGGCCGACCAAGCCCGAGTGATCCTCCGCGCCCTCGACCAGCTCCCCGACACCATCGACGCCCCCACCCGGGCCCGGGCCGAACACCACCTCCTCGACGCCGCCACAGAGCACGACGCCAAGGCCTTGACCCGGCTCGGCAAACACCTCTACGAAGTCATCGCCCCCGAGGAGGCCGACGCCCACGAAGCCGCCCTCCTCGAGAAGGAGGAAGCCGCCGCGGCCCGCGCCTGCCACCTGACCATGGTCGACGACGGACACGGCAAGACCCGCGGGGTCTTCACGATCCCGACCCTCCACGGCGCCGCGCTGCGCAAGATGCTGCACGCCCTGGCCGCCCCCAAACACCTCGCCGCCACCCAAGGAGCAGGGACCGAACGCCGACCCACCCCCGAAGCCCTGGGCCAGGCCCTCTGCGAGCTCCTCGAGCGCTACCCCGCCCACCAGCTCCCCCACACCGGCGGCATCAGCGCCACCATGGTCGTACTCCTCGACCTCGACACCCTCCTCGGCCGGCTGGAGAAAGCCGGGATCCTCGAGACCGGGGACAAGATCTCCCCCACCCAGGCCCGCCGCCTCGCCTGCGAAGCAGGCATCATCCCCGCCGTCCTCGACGGCAACTCCCAACCCCTCGACCTCGGCCGCAAGCGCCGCCTGTTCACCGACTACCAGCGGATCGCGCTGCTCGTCCGCGACCACGGCTGCCGTGCCGACGGCTGCCAGCGCACCACCGGACTCCACGCCCACCACAAGACCCACTGGACCGACGGCGGCCCCACCAACCTCGCCAACGCCATCACCCTGTGCCCCTGGCACCACGCACGAGCCCACGACGGCTCCTACCGGACCACCCACCACCCCAACGGCACCATCACCTACCACCGACGCACGTAG